In Bradyrhizobium manausense, the sequence CGGTCGGCGAATTCTCCCAGACCGTGCTCCGCGTCGGCGGCAACGAGAACGCCTCGACCTCGGTCGATTACACCAACTACTACCAGCGCGTGCCGAAAGAGCAGCTTCCGACCATGATGGAGTTCGAGGCCGATCGCATGACTGGCCTGATCCTCAAGGACGAGAACGTGCTGCCCGAGCGCGACGTCGTGCTCGAAGAGTACAATATGCGCGTCGCCAACAGCCCCGATGCGCGCCTCAACGAGCAGATCATGGCTGCGCTCTATCTCAATCATCCCTACGGCCGGCCGGTGATCGGCTGGCATCAGGAGATCGAGAAGCTCAATCGCGAGGACGCGCTCGCCTTCTACCGCCGCTTCTACGCGCCGAACAACGCGATCCTGGTGATCGCCGGCGACGTCGAGGCTGCCGACGTGCGTCCGCTGGTCGAACGCAATTTCGGCCCGATCGCGGCTCAGCCGGCGATCCCGGCCCGCCGCGTTCGTCCGCAGGAGCCTGAGCCGGCGGCACCGCGCACCGTCACGCTGGCCGACCCGCGCGTGGAGCAGCCGAGCCTGCGCCGCTATTATCTGGTGCCTTCGGCGACGACGGCCGCGGCCGGCGAGAGCGCAGCGCTCGACGTGCTCGCGCAATTGATAGGCAGCGGCAGCAACTCCTATCTCTATCGCGCGCTTGTGGTCGACAAGCCGCTCGCGGTGTCCGCCAGCGCCAGCTATTCCAGCATCTCGCTCGATCCGACCCAGTTCGCGATCTCGGCTTCGCCGAGGTCAGGCGTCGGTTTTGCCGAGGTCGAGCAAGCGATCGACGGCGTCATCGCCAACGTCGCGCAAAATCCGATCCGCGCCGAGGATCTCGAGCGGGTCAAGACCCAGCTGATTGCCGAGGCGATCTACGCTCAGGACAATCAGGCCGTGCTGGCGCGCTGGTATGGCGGTGCGCTGACCACGGGTCTGTCGATCGAGGATATCAGAAGCTGGCCCGACCGCATCCGCGCCGTCACAGCCGAGCAAGTTCGCGCCGCTGCGCAAAAATGGCTCGAGAAGAAGCGATCGGTGACCGGCTATCTGATCAAGGACACCAACACCGCCGCCAAGCGCGAGGAGAAGCGCTCGTGACCCATCCCTTCCTTCGCGCACGCTATTTCGCGTTGTCCCTCGCCACCGGCGCGGCCATCGCATTTGCCTCGGTCTCGCCGTCTCAGGCCGCGGCAAAGATCCAGCATCTGGTCTCGCCTGGCGGCATCGAAGCCTGGTTCGTGCAGGACGCGACCGTGCCGCTGATTGCCATGGAATATTCCTTTGCCGGCGGCTCGGCGCAGGATCCCAAGGACAAGTCCGGCGTCGCCAACCTCGTTGGCGACCTCCTCGACGAGGGCTCTGGCGACCTGGATTCCAAGACTTTCCACGAGCGGCTCGACCGCCGCGCCATCGAACTCTCCTTCAGTGCCACCCGGGACACCTTCCGCGGCAGCCTGCGGATGCTGCGCGACAACAAGGATGAGGCCTTCGACCTGCTGCGCTCGGCACTGACCTCGCCGCATTTCGACACGGCCGATGTCGAACGCATCCGTTCGCAAGTGATATCGAGCCTGCGCCGCGACACCACCAATCCGACGTCGCTCGCGAGCCGCAAATTCCTGGAGATGACCTTCGGCGATCATCCCTATGGACGGCAGACCACCGGCACACTGGAGAGCGTACC encodes:
- a CDS encoding M16 family metallopeptidase encodes the protein MSSHRSIACLFAALLSTSALDVGSAFAQTTVTSAPPASFTLANGLQVVVIPDHRTPVVTEMIWYKVGSADETPGKSGLAHFLEHLMFKGTSKHPVGEFSQTVLRVGGNENASTSVDYTNYYQRVPKEQLPTMMEFEADRMTGLILKDENVLPERDVVLEEYNMRVANSPDARLNEQIMAALYLNHPYGRPVIGWHQEIEKLNREDALAFYRRFYAPNNAILVIAGDVEAADVRPLVERNFGPIAAQPAIPARRVRPQEPEPAAPRTVTLADPRVEQPSLRRYYLVPSATTAAAGESAALDVLAQLIGSGSNSYLYRALVVDKPLAVSASASYSSISLDPTQFAISASPRSGVGFAEVEQAIDGVIANVAQNPIRAEDLERVKTQLIAEAIYAQDNQAVLARWYGGALTTGLSIEDIRSWPDRIRAVTAEQVRAAAQKWLEKKRSVTGYLIKDTNTAAKREEKRS